From the Oncorhynchus nerka isolate Pitt River linkage group LG20, Oner_Uvic_2.0, whole genome shotgun sequence genome, one window contains:
- the LOC115101675 gene encoding thyrotropin-releasing hormone receptor, which translates to MENTTDTSQDVLNFTQSEVLISMPQNSIEVQVITIVLALLICGVGIAGNIMVVLVVLRTKHMMTPTNCYLVSLAIADLVVLLAAGLPNISEVVDSWIYGYAGCLCITYLQYLGINVSSCSITAFTIERYIAICHSIKAQFICTVSRAKRIIACVWIFTSLHCTMWFFLVDTNETVYADGVVVSCGYRVSRNLYMPIYFLDFTLFYVIPLIVATVLYGLIAKVLFMSPLPTNLNDRSEGSIHQGRSTSNVKVSCKSNKGAVTSRKQVTKMLAVVVILFALLWMPYRTLVVVNSFMDPPYLNTWFLLFCRMCIYVNSAINPIIYNLMSQKFRAAFKKLCKCKSQDPEKVTKYSVPVYYSVVKDSSRESHEQTEQEDVSSFGNTSVKSVNFTDDCGDTGTMFSIA; encoded by the exons ATGGAGAATACTACTGACACCTCTCAAGATGTCTTAAATTTCACACAGAGTGAAGTTCTAATCAGTATGCCACAGAACTCAATTGAAGTGCAAGTTATAACAATTGTTCTCGCACTTCTAATATGCGGAGTTGGGATAGCGGGGAATATAATGGTGGTGTTGGTTGTGCTGCGCACCAAACACATGATGACCCCTACTAACTGTTATCTTGTCAGTCTGGCTATTGCGGACCTTGTCGTCCTTCTAGCGGCAGGTTTACCTAATATTTCTGAAGTAGTCGACTCTTGGATATACGGTTACGCTGGGTGCCTTTGCATCACATACCTGCAATATCTGGGTATTAATGTATCATCCTGCTCCATCACAGCCTTCACCATTGAGCGTTACATTGCTATCTGCCACTCCATCAAGGCGCAATTTATTTGCACCGTGTCTCGGGCGAAGAGGATCATTGCCTGTGTGTGGATTTTCACCTCGCTGCACTGCACAATGTGGTTCTTTTTAGTGGACACGAACGAAACCGTCTACGCCGATGGGGTGGTGGTCAGCTGTGGCTACCGTGTCTCAAGAAACCTCTACATGCCAATTTACTTTCTAGACTTTACTTTGTTTTACGTCATCCCTCTCATTGtggctactgtactgtacggtCTTATCGCAAAGGTTTTATTTATGAGCCCCTTGCCAACCAATCTCAACGACAGAAGTGAAGGTTCTATACACCAGGGGCGATCCACCAGCAACGTGAAGGTGTCGTGCAAATCGAACAAGGGTGCAGTGACGTCAAGAAAACAG GTTACAAAGATGCTAGCAGTGGTGGTGATTCTTTTCGCCTTGCTCTGGATGCCATACCGGACACTGGTGGTGGTCAACTCTTTCATGGACCCACCCTACCTCAACACGTGGTTCTTGCTCTTCTGCCGCATGTGCATCTACGTCAACAGCGCCATCAACCCTATCATCTACAACCTCATGTCTCAGAAGTTCCGGGCCGCCTTCAAAAAGCTTTGCAAGTGCAAGAGCCAAGACCCAGAGAAAGTTACCAAGTACAGTGTGCCAGTGTATTACAGTGTCGTGAAGGACTCTTCCCGTGAGAGCCATGAGCAGACAGAGCAGGAGGATGTCAGCAGCTTTGGTAACACTAGTGTTAAGAGTGTCAACTTCACAGATGACTGTGGGGACACCGGCACTATGTTCAGCATTGCCTGA